ATCAGTTTTTCACGTTAGATGATTGTTACATATTATGCAGTGTCAGCTGAGTTGGTCCACTCAGATTTGCTATGCAATATCACTGTGTCATCTGTTGATTACCAGAAAATCTCCAAATCATAATCTTTCTAATCTAATTTCTTCTTAATTTATTGCCGAAGTGCTGCAGTTGATTTTGTACCATTATTGCTGCCACCTGATATTGGGGGTGTGGCATAAGGTACAtatcaaaaagcaaaaaagattTTGTGCCATTGCTTGTAGACAATGAGATTTTTAGCTTCATTGAAGAGACTAAAGAATTCTAGTTGTTTCCATGATTGGAATTCTAGGATGTAAGGTATTAGAGCTAAGTATTCCATAATAAACTTCTTGTAGGCTCTCTTGTTACTTTTTTACCATTCAGTAATTTTGTGAAGATATCCTGCTAACCAATGTTTTAGTTGTACTCGATCTAAACAAatctatacaaaaaaaaaacacattattAACTTATTTTGTGAAGATATCCTGATAACCAATATTTCTTATactatcagcgttggatgactgataactatgcaaaatttgagtttgaaattcaacaaattcaactgttgcacacatgtcatgaatccaacgatAATAGTGTAAACACCGTCAGTGTAGAAAAGATTTACTCATATTTTTATTATCTTATCACAATGGCTATTGGGTTTAGAGACCTCATGCTAGAATCCTAAACTATAATGTACTGGGTTTTTGATAGTATCTCCCGTGACATGGTAAGATGTAAGTGACGTTCAACTCTATAAATAAATTTGGGAAAAATGCATCGGTCTCTAATATTTGATTCATGTCTTAAATTGGTCTCTAATATTTCGATTCAAATAAATTTGGTCTCTAATATTTCTGATTTCGTGCAAATTTATGACAATTGATTGAAATTCCACAATCCTAATGGTCAATTCATTTTTCTGCTAGACAACAGTTtcgatttcatgattttggccTCCCCATTAGGATTGCTGAATTTGTATCAGTTGTCCTAAGTTTGCATAAAATCAGAAACTATGGGGACCAAATTTATTTTAGTTGATGTATTAGGCACCAATTTGAATCAGAAGGCAAATTTTAGGGACTACAGCTGAATTTCTCCTGTTTTTTTCTATTAGAACAAATAGTTAAATAGGTACGATATTTGTCTTTGATTTATGTGAGACATAGTAGTTGCCGTTGATCAAATATACGAACGAGTATGTCTCAAATGTGGGTTTTTGATGGTTCAGTAAGTTTACTTGCAGCTTCTGTTATTACTTGTGATATAATAGTTGGATTAGTCTTTCTTAAATTCAGTGTGTAAAATCACGAATCCAACCtggtaaaaaatatttatagtgGAAATAAACCTACGAAAACGAATTTAAGTTCAAAACGAAAATGTTTGAGCGTTACATTAGATTTGAGATGGAAATTAGTGAAAACAGAAACTTTCTTAACTTTCTTTTGCTGGAAGAGATATTTGACAAACACAGGTCGTGTTGTTCATgtcttttccgttttctttaGTTACCGGAAAAATCATTGACAAAAGTGCCGTTTCATATCATCATTTTTTTgaccttctctctctctctctctcctttcttcttTGTAAGTTCAAATCAGATCATCAGTGCCAGCCATTCTTTCTGGTTTCCTCATCGACAAATGTTTTTCTGAAGTTGATGACAACAAAAATGCCTCAAATCATTGTTCTGGCCTTACAATTAATTACCTTCTCCAGTAAAATTAGTTTGTTGGCATTTTCGTTCGTCCTTTTCTGTACATTGACGACGGTGAAGCACTGGCACCGTGCGATTGGAGATGCATGTTGATGGTAACCTTAGCGGTGGTATATTGACTATCGAGCATCGAGTCGGCCGTCCCCTTGCGTGCATGTACGTGCAATCATCAAAGTCCAAGTAGTAGAATTTTTTACTTGCGTGTTTGGATGTAATTGGATCCCTGAGACTGAGGCAGATGCTCTATAGAAGTTTGAAGACACCTGTAACATTAGCAATTTAGTTCTCATCGCAAGAATTCTACAAGAACGTCGCTTGCAGATGGTGAAGGGCTTTCCTCTGAGCCCCGCTTGGCTATAAAGATCACTTTCATCGGCACCAAGAAAGCATAGAATTTAGctaaaagcaagaaaatgagtgagaaagagagagcacATTTTGTGCTCATTCATGGCGCTTGTCATGGGGCATGGTGCTGGTACAAGCTGGTGACACTGTTAAGATCCAACGGTTACAAAGTCACTGCCCTTGACATGGCAGCCTCTGGGGTCAATCCCAAACGACTGGAAGAGCTCAATTCCTTCTCTGATTATGCTGAGCCACTGATGGCATTCTTGGCGGATTTACCACCAGATGATAGAGTTATCCTGGTCGGTCACAGCATGGGAGGAGTGACCATATCTCTCGCCATGGAAAAGTTCCCCCAAAAGATTGCTGTTGCTGTTTTCCTCACTGCATTCACTCCTGCTCCTCATCTCCCCATTCGCACCATGACTGAAGAGGTACTGACTCCTCTTTACCACCAATAAAATAAACCCCTTCCAGGAACTGGTTACAGCTTGTTTGCTTTTCTGCAATTGATAGTCGACATCGCAATTACGTTCGCAGTATAATAGAAGATTGGATTCTACCATGGACATCCAACATGGGTTTGAGAACGGAGAAGACAAACCTCCTACCTCACTCCTCTTTGGCCCCAAGTTTTTGTCTACCAAATTGTATCAACTGTCCCCTCCGGAGGTTAGTGTTTTGTCAATTAACAGAAGATATTCTGTCAACTTTTCCTACTGCTTCATTCAGTATCCTCTCAGTCCGTCCTTCAAAAGAATTATCCAACCGCCGCTCTTGAATCTTGATACGGATGAAAACAGTAACAAATATTAGTATTATTGTCTCTCCTTAATATTTTATGAAGGgcagaagttttttttttcttcttaaattATCTTTTTAATTTGCGCATATTTAATGCTAATTCTGCTCTGGCCTCCATTTTCGTTTTCGGCTTTTGGGGCCACGGTGCCAAACGAGACAGGATTTGGCGCTGGCAACCTTTTTGGTCAGGCCCATAGCACTGTTTGCTGATGCAAATTTGTCAGAGGGCATCGCACTCACGGACGAAAATTACGGAGCTGTTCGTCGTGTTTATATTATTAGCGATAAAGACAACGTGATAAAGGAGGACTTGCAGAGATGGATGATTGAGAAGAATCCAGTCGAAGAAGTGGAGGAGATTTATAATTCGGATCATATGGTCATGTTATCCAGGCCATTAGAGTTATGCTCTTGTTTGGAACGGATTGCTGAGAAATTCGCCTGATGCTAATTGGCaccagcttttttttttttgtggtggtGGACGAGATGGCATGATCTCCAAAGTTGGCCAACTCATAAATAAATTTGCATTGTGTTGGCCATTAGAGTTTTTTATCTATAAAGCAGAAACACTACGAGAAGTTGTTTCCAACATCCAACATCCAATCAGGGCAGGTTATTAGAACTAGCTTGCGTGCTGATCTGCGATCTGGTGCAGCACTTGACAAAGTTTCTGGGGCTTGGAAAGCATCGCCATGTGGTCTTTCAGACTAGTAAAAACAGTTAAAGATAAGTACAATAGTTGACACAACGTGAGAAGAATGTATTCAGTGGCTAACTTGTTATAGGGTTAAGTTACCATTCCTAATATTATTATTTAAGTTTATAAGATGAAActagtagtacttattcatgatTAAGAAATAAGTTTTGCTTCAATATTAATACGTACAACGTGCATTTTCCTCGTATacgacagaaaaaaaaataaagaaaatgataCACACTCATCATAAGGTACAAAAAGAATACACTTCCATGAATGACTTATAGCGAACATGCATGAATTAAACTTTCAACATAAAGAAtgtttattgctgaaaaaccaaaaagaaaaaaaaaatcaatatagAATTCTATGCTGATGTCATAACCTCTGGTTGGACTGCAATTGGGCTTCTGACAGAGAACTTTGCTGATGTCCATGCAGTAAGAGATCCATGAGACAGGGGTACATCAGGTGCTAATGGGGTAAATGTGATTTCATAGGTCTTCTGGTTCACCTCTGAGAAACTCAGTTTACTCGGTTGAACTGTCACATTGACGCCTCCTGGCTGAACAATCTTAACTGTGTAGACTGAATTAGCATCACCAACGTTAGTGACATTCCTTGTATACTCTGAACTTCGGATCCAACTATAATTGAGAATGAAGGATAGTTCAATTGTGTGTCGCGTATTCTTGATTCAGCCGAGCAATTTGCCTTGCGCTGTAGAATTCTGCCAAGTTGCCTGTCCGTATAATTCAAGCCACATAGAAAAGTGGTGTAATCTTTTGGCTCAATGTCATAAATGAGTCCCGGATTGTTGGCTCTCACTGGATTAACATGGCCTGAACCCATGGCAAAAAGGTCGGCTGGAATGTGCTTATAATCTAGAATGGGATCTTGGCAAGGTTGACGAGATCAGTAGTGGTCATCATCGCAGACTTGATTGCAGCTGGAGACCAATTGGGATGTGCACTTTTGAGTAATGCCGCGACACCGCTGAGATGAGGGCAAGACATTGAAGTGCCCGAGAGTACATTGAAGATGGATTTCGTGTTGTTTTGTTCTCAACAGATTGATGATAGGCTGGGAGAACGTTTACACCAGGGCCAATTATGTCAGGTTTCAAGATTCCAGGACTTCCAAAGCTTGGACCTCTGGAAGAAAAGTAAGCAACTGCTGGAGCCTGACTGTCTCCAATGATAGTTCCTTTGAATGAGATTGTAGCCACAGGTGAAGTAGTTGAATTTATGTATGCAATGAGTTTAACTTGATCAACGTAATTTATGTTTGTTGCTGGAAGAACATGAGCATCGGCCTGCGTGGTGTAACCTTCGGCCTCCGAATTGATGATGATCATGCTTACACCACTAGCAGCCTTGACGTTTGTTCCCTTACTTATTGGTGGTATGGCACCAAGTTCACATACTACTATTTTTCCTTTAACTTCTGTGATGTTCTGGAGTGCTTCAGTGCAGTACCGATCAGCATCAATATCACTCTGGTTTAGGCCAGGGTCAAACAGAGGATATGGTGTTGGAGGAAAATCATTGGGCTGATACAGCGACTGGCCATTTAGCTCCTCCTTGTTTCGAAGCACAGCAGTTGCCCTTTATTTCTCTGTCAATAGTGCTTGCACCAACAGTGAGAATCCATGGCACGTCGTTGGACAGAGGGAACAGATAAGGACCATTATTTCCTGCTGAGTAACTCAGGAAGATGCCTTTTTCCATTGCACTATATGCACCAAGAGCAATGTTGTCTTCATGAAATGGTACCCAACTTCCACCAAGGGAGATGGAGAGAATATCATCATCGTCAATAACAACATCCATTGCAGCCAATATATTGCTTTCGGAACAATCATCTGTACCGCATAGTTTGTAGATTGCCAAGTGAGCAAGAGGTGCAACACCGACAGCGGTGCCATTAGCATTTCCAAACACGTTGGCGCCCTTGACAAATTTTCCTGCAGCTGTGCCTGCTGTATGAGTACCATGGCCACTCTCATCAGCTGGAGATCCATTCCCATCGCTGAagaatcttgctccaatcaattTGTTATTGCATACTGGGGTGCTGAATTCGCATTTTCCCTTCCATTTAGCAGGTGGTGGAGGCATTCCTTCATCACTAAATGAAGGGTGGTCCAGCTTAATTCCTGTGTCCAGGACTCCAATGATGACGCCCTTTCCATAAATGGACTCTCTCCAAAATCCTGAATTTTGATGCAATCCAAGCAAATTAAGAGTGCGTGTTGTATGCAAAGACAGCATCCTTTGGGGCCGAGCAGAAAGAAAACCAGacctcttctccatttctttgaCATCTTCACCGGATAATTTGGCAGAAAATCCTTTGAAAACATTGTGGTACCTACACACCATTCGTGGTGCTTCATTGGTACTTGCGATTGTTGTTGGCAGAAAGGAATTGTACCAGCTATATAAATCTTCATTTGGGCTTGAAAAACTTTCTGTGGATAGCTGAGTAAAAGATTCAGGTGTCTCAACATGAACAATGTAAGTCTCTAAATTGGCAGAGATTGCCAAAAAATGTAGTCATCGGACCACCTAGCTCAACTTGGTCTCAAATCAAGCTCATCATCTGCAAGATAAGGACTTAAGTCAACCACATTGAAGCATTATCATCTGCAAGATAGCGTGTACACCATACTCATCTGGTAGGTCCAACTTGTAAGCATTATCATTGATGTGCTCCATCACTTGGAAAGGTCCATCACCTTTAGGCAAGAGTTTATTGCATCGTTGTACCGGGAATCTTTCTTTGCGCATCTGAATCCACACCCAATCACCtgactcaaaaatcatcttgcgacgacCCTTGTTAGCATTGTGAATAAATTGAAATTCCTTTTCTTAATATTATCTCTTACCTTTTGGTGCAAAGCATGCACTTGTTCAGCTCATTTCAAACCATCCATATTAACTCTCTCAAACACAGGTAAAGGAGATAAGTCTAGAGGTGTGAAAGGGTTAAAACTACAAACAACTTCAAATGATAAGTATTGTGTGGTGCTATGGACTGTGCGACTATAAGCAAATTCAACATGTGGCAAACAATCTTCCCATGATTTAAGATTCCTTGGAATGATAGCATGCAACAAAGTAGAGAGTGTCCTATTAACCACTTTAATTTGACCATCAATTTGAGGGTGACTAGATGTAGAGAACAAGAGTTTAGTTCCtaacttactccataaaaatttccaaaaataactaaggaacttgacatctctatcactaataATGGTACGTGGCATTCCATGCAATCTAACAATTTTCCTAAGGACCAAATCAACTACATGTGTAGTATCGTCATTTTTATGACATGAAATGAAATGTGCCATCTTAATGAAATGGTCAATAACCACATAAACAGAATCATGTCCATACCTAGTCCTAGGTAACCCAAATACAAAGTCCATAAAAAGATCAATCCATGGAATACTAGGAATACGTAATGGAAAGGGGTGGAAGGGTTTAAAAAAAagcattaaaaaatttaaaaactttgtTCAACATTGAAACCTTATGCCTAATCTTcgatttttaaatatatttccaTAATATTGAGTTTGGTATTCTTCGTTCAAAATAGAAGCTTGCTGAAATAAATTTCTCACACAAGGAGGGCTAGCATCCCTCCCCTATTTACAGGGTtttactttgaaaaaaaaaaaagaatatggtTTTGAATGAAATCATAAAATGAGGGAGGAATATCTCCTAGATTAGATCAAGATTGAAAAGAATGCATAAATAATAAACAACTTGTATATAATCATGATTTGGCTTTGACCATTATAGTCATTGTGCTTTTAACCAACATATAACTTATGCGAGCCATAATGGATTATATATATTAGTTGAGCCGAGGAGGCCTAGGCGCAGTATTTATTTAAAGTTGATATTTCAAGAATTAGAGGATTTGAGTTTAATTGTCCTTCACCTTTTCAACTTCTTAAAATCCCGCACCTTTActtctaaagaaaattttaaaaaatatgttggTTAAAATAGTACTAGTATGTTTTCATTTACTATTGAACTATGAAATATGAATTGAATGTATATACTTGTGGTAAATAGCTTGCTTGTAGACAAATTTCTGCTTTCTAATAAAACCTATACTAACCCATGCCCATCGCTCACTTACATATATGTGCATTAGCGTTTTATAATTTAGTATTCATGCCATTATAGAGATACAACTATTAGAAAATCAATATTATAAATTTGAAGGCCTTGAATTGTGTCAAATACCAAGTAAACATTTATGCATGCCTATTACACATTtaagaaatatataaggaaattaAAACAGAATTAGGGTAAAAAAATATAGAGTTTGGGGTTTAAAGATAAAATAGGAAGAATTTAAGGGTTGAAGGTGAATTTGATTTCCTTGCTAAAGATCATGATGTGCAGTCTGCATTATCATAATGGTTCACTGAAGGTTCAAAGTCGGACGAATTCCCAAGCCTTGGGTGCAACACTACAATTACCGTGGAAAGTGAGAATTGGAAATTTGTGGGTGCATAATGAAATTAGTCTTTAATTTTCTTCCCAAGTGTGGACTTGTTTGTGATAACCATAGATTGGGATCAAGAATTTTATTATAAATCAATTGACCACGATGGTTTTATTTCTTCACATATTTTTTGAGGGGAAAGCCCCTAATCTTCAATCTTTTTAATAATAGGTTTCCAACCAACATTTCTTTGACTTGATATTACCCACATAGCTTAATTTTGTTATTAGATGTACTTGTTATGTCCAGATCGTAGCATGGTCGCACACCTCTCTCCGGTGGCTTTGCAAtgtacatttttataaataaaaaagtatttctgtagaatttttttttttttgggtttagtTTTTGACATGAGACCTATATGACATAGAAAAGGTAGATAAGAGGATAAAAATGTGGTTGAAAAATATGGAGGGGGGAATGTAGCGGAGAAGAGGCTAATCCGGCAACAAGCATTTATCACATCAACAAACTCTCCGAGCCAAAATCTACTACACTCATCATAAATGCACAATCTACAACCATTCTAGGCCCCTCATGACTTTTTGAATGGCTTTCCATAAGACCCACCACTTACTAAAAGCAAAAACCAACGTGACTAGAAGAAAGAAACCGGGAAGGTAGCAGATTATTAGTCTTATCACTTGTGCCGTTCACCAAGCGAATAAAAATGGAGGGCGCAAGTGAGATAAATCTAAATGAAGAAATCGTTATGGAGATCCTACTGAGGTTGCCCGTCAAATCATTGATCAAATTCAACTGTGTTTGTAGAGGTTGGCGTGATTTGATCAATAGTCGTCACTTCATCAATATGCATCTCTGCCTTGCGCAAAGCACGGAGTACATAATCGTCAAGCGTTTAAGAGACGAAGATAACAAAAATGTGTTGTCATTCCATTCTCCAGCTGATGAATCTCTTCTAGCGGCAGCCCCTGAATTGGAGCTGCCTGAACTTGATGAAGCTAATTGGCCCCTGCAGCTAATTGGCCCCTGCAATGGGATAGTTTGCCTCAGGGATTTTCATGAAGGAATACATTTGTGTAATCCAATGACGCGAAAATTTCGAACACTTCCTCAGAGTTCCTTTGGCAGCCCAGGAGGATTCCTCCGACAGACACATGTTGTGGGGTTGGGGTTTGACAGCACTATTGACGACTACAAGGTCGTCAGAATTTTTGAATCCTCCCTTTATGATTTTCGAGCTGAGATATACAACTTGAGTACTGATTCTTGGAGACAAGTGGATGCCATTCTGCCACCAGTTATACTTCGCGATTGTTTCGACCTACTTTTCAACGGATTTTTCCATTGGAGCGCAGGCCCGGAATCTAGCCCGCATGTTCTTTCGTTTGAGATGGGAGCTGAGGTATTCAAAGAGATCAAGTATCCTAATGGCTGGCTAGGAGAACAAGCAGAACCGGGATCGGTGGAGCACAGTCTTGTTGTTTTAGATGATTCCATGGCGTTGATTTTATTTTCAAGAGGCAGATTGTTAGATAGTGAATTGTATGACAAATCAGAACAGTACATTGAGATATGGGCAATGATGGAATACGGTGTTGAGGAGTCTTGGGTAAAGAAGTTTTTCTTGGGACCTTTTTCAGGAATCCAGTGCGTATTATCTTTTTGGAGCAATGACAAACTCCTTGCAGATTGTTGCAAGCAGTTGGTTTCATTTGGTATCCAAAATGATTCCAAGTTGAAGAAATATGATATTAAAGGATTTTACCTACAACTCGTAATTCTAAAGGAAAGTTTGGTTTCTCTCTATTGAATGTAGTGGCACAAATGTCTATGATAGTTATAGTCTATTTTAGGACTTGATTAGATTACATTTTTTAGTTTGTTCTCATTTGTACATCTCGATGTCCCGGCTTTGCAATAATGCAAGTAGTTTTGGTTTTATGCAATTCACGTCTTCTTTTGTTCCTATGATGCggtataagtgcattagagaagAAAGTTTACTCGTGTGCACTTTAagtcgaattttttttttatccgtTAGAGATTCTTAACGAAAATTGTTGTGATTGCGAATGGTGCAAGGTGACACCCATTCTTGAACGTAGATCATTAGATGAAAAGAGAACTGAGACTTAATTGTTGAACAAGAATTAAACTGCAGTATTCTCAAGTAAATAATACTAGTTTAGTTACACATTTAACTTATTTTTGCATAACAACCTCAAATTGTTAAAAGTTCCTGCTGAAACTTTACCTGAAGTTATATATATTCAAGTTATATGCCACAAATCGGATATCATCTCTGTTGGAGTGTTGAATCTTTTCCTAtgaataaatttcaaatttgatttaaaaaaaataattgctTTTTTGTGTGACAAATGCATATGATGAATGTGACATGTCCCACGCTTGTGGCCTGCCTAACCGTGTAACGATGCCACTAAAAATCTACCGTGTAGTAGGACTTTGAGAGACTCTATAAATAGTCTAGCATATCTTTACTGAAATCCATCCCTTCCACCTCTAATTGCTCACTCACAATACGCATTATTCAAATTAACAAAGTGGCCATGCTGACTTAAATGTTTAAACTCTGAACCCTGTTTGTGTTTCAAAATCTAttgctaaagtttatacctagaGTTATAAATTaactttctatatcttattagtgatatttatttgattatttgatgatattattttgagcatgttatTTATCAGTTTTGCTCCTCTAATCATGTTTAACCAACTACTAATAATTATGATAATTTTAAGGTGCTAAAATTGAAATGAGAATTAGAATTTAACACTTGTTTAAGGAAGTGCTAAATCTATGGAGTACACTCACAAGAGTGGAGGTACATCTTTGTGGCTTtatgacttgtttcatgtaatttcatagaaaaaataagcttgtaactaatttcataaccgcgagagtaggtatggtttaattacaagtatagttgattcactacgagagtagatttcacatacattaggaaattatgtcataactagccaagataagagcattcacttaaccagtaatttcatttgcaagagtagtaaagaattccatacctctaggagttttctattattatttgtatTACTTTTATCTCCTGTTTGTAGtgtaaatttaatttcttgcgcttgtgatagtctaaatagTAAAGAAATGCGAAAACCATCGGTaattaacaatctttcctgtGGATTCAactcttaataccctatactcaatcacgacctgtatacttgtagAAAATCGCGTATGAGGTATTTAGcaatttataaatttaaaacttaACTGTAGATTGAGCATAATCGTTATATGCATACTCCGTGCTcatgaatgaaatcaaatacaaaagagaaagtgataaaAGAGAGGTCACCCTTGTCATATGAGATCTAACTCTCTATCTTTACTCCTtaattcttcatccaaatctaactataaGTACAAAAATGATAAATTACACTAACTATATTGATGGGTTTTtgatataagtacaagtttaattTCGAAATTTACCCgtttggactgcaagtatacaggtcaattTAGTAGGTTAGGGCAAATATCAGGTCTATCCCACGGAGAGCGATGTTTCAAGTACTATATCCTTACTTACTCtgactccgtttggattggctattttttcaaaaaataagtttttcaaatacaatgttacagtaatatacaataacacaaaaaaattccatccatattagtatatcaaatatttcaaaaaaatttatagtaaaaatttttcatatacactgctacaataaaatatttcaaaaacacccccaaaaacagttaatccaaacggagccattATTTAGATTACAATCAATTTAAGCAAAAGAATCTATAATTACTACTACCTATAAATCTTAACTAGACAATTGCAAGAtaacaaatggagaaaattcactaaatacttaaatctagggatgtagattccacttatggcacaaACAACATAAatgaatagatttacctcttgatacaacccttgtttaactagggattcatttctaatattaccaaatctcattctGATAATGAAATGGCCTAGATGTAGTCTAGTTTTCcctattctcatggtgaataactagatctactcttgtttccttcatgaaatgcaagttaatccacttaagtgtacctctattctcatgagtctacatatcaagctctactcatgttgttccatcattattactaactttcattgaataataacaactaagaacttgctattggtgatcaagcaacaacaaatgGTAAGCATGCAcaaatagacaagttaatacaagatgtaacaagtgtaaatcatatcCACTTCATATCAAGTagtcataagtttcatctactccctagatctaGAAATTTAGCTATTCATGTAAGATATAACAAGTAAACTCATAGTTTCATTGCATAAACACATCATGAATCACAGGTGAAAGATAGattaaagaaagcttagccatgGTTAATGAAGAAGCTCCCAATgattttcaatttcttcaacaaaatggtgtacaATGAAATCTCCAATTGTTCTCACAAAAGTTGCTAGGTAGAGAGAACAAGACAAGACAAACTTCTGGTAAAATCTGATATGAACTCCTTCTAATATGTTCTACTCCCTTCTTCTAATGATTCTAACATCTAATTGTTAAGAGAGTAAAAAAGATGGGCTTTTA
The DNA window shown above is from Coffea arabica cultivar ET-39 chromosome 5e, Coffea Arabica ET-39 HiFi, whole genome shotgun sequence and carries:
- the LOC113743795 gene encoding methyl jasmonate esterase 1-like isoform X2, yielding MSEKERAHFVLIHGACHGAWCWYKLVTLLRSNGYKVTALDMAASGVNPKRLEELNSFSDYAEPLMAFLADLPPDDRVILVGHSMGGVTISLAMEKFPQKIAVAVFLTAFTPAPHLPIRTMTEEYNRRLDSTMDIQHGFENGEDKPPTSLLFGPKFLSTKLYQLSPPEDLALATFLVRPIALFADANLSEGIALTDENYGAVRRVYIISDKDNVIKEDLQRWMIEKNPVEEVEEIYNSDHMVMLSRPLELCSCLERIAEKFA
- the LOC113743795 gene encoding methyl jasmonate esterase 1-like isoform X1, with the protein product MSEKERAHFVLIHGACHGAWCWYKLVTLLRSNGYKVTALDMAASGVNPKRLEELNSFSDYAEPLMAFLADLPPDDRVILVGHSMGGVTISLAMEKFPQKIAVAVFLTAFTPAPHLPIRTMTEESTSQLRSQYNRRLDSTMDIQHGFENGEDKPPTSLLFGPKFLSTKLYQLSPPEDLALATFLVRPIALFADANLSEGIALTDENYGAVRRVYIISDKDNVIKEDLQRWMIEKNPVEEVEEIYNSDHMVMLSRPLELCSCLERIAEKFA
- the LOC113687363 gene encoding F-box protein CPR1 produces the protein MEGASEINLNEEIVMEILLRLPVKSLIKFNCVCRGWRDLINSRHFINMHLCLAQSTEYIIVKRLRDEDNKNVLSFHSPADESLLAAAPELELPELDEANWPLQLIGPCNGIVCLRDFHEGIHLCNPMTRKFRTLPQSSFGSPGGFLRQTHVVGLGFDSTIDDYKVVRIFESSLYDFRAEIYNLSTDSWRQVDAILPPVILRDCFDLLFNGFFHWSAGPESSPHVLSFEMGAEVFKEIKYPNGWLGEQAEPGSVEHSLVVLDDSMALILFSRGRLLDSELYDKSEQYIEIWAMMEYGVEESWVKKFFLGPFSGIQCVLSFWSNDKLLADCCKQLVSFGIQNDSKLKKYDIKGFYLQLVILKESLVSLY